The Rhizoctonia solani chromosome 1, complete sequence sequence GATGGGGACGAAATGAATATGCGTACGCTCGTCTCTTGGCTATCCCAAATTACTTACTAATCTCGAGTTTTATCATTAGATGTACCCCAAACTGAAGAAGCCCGTACGGAGGCATTTATTCTCATGAATGTACGACAGAACATTGTGACACCTCGTAACGGAGAACCCATTATTTCTGCCATCCAAGACTTCATCACCGCTTCCTTCCTACTCTCAAGCAAAGAACGCTTTTTTGATCGACGCCAGTTTACTCAAATTTGTTCGTATCTCGGCGATGCGGAGCTCCAAATTGATATCCCTCCTCCAACGATTATCAAGCCTGCTCGACTATGGACCGGAAAGCAAATATTCAACGTTCTTATGAAACCCAGCAAAGCGTCAAACGTTCGGGTCAACGTTGAAGCTCGTTGCAGCACGATGCACAAACCGAACCCAAAAAATTTCCCTTCATATATGAAACCTGCACCCGATCTATCGCCAAATGACGGGTGGTTGGTTATTGTGAATAGCGAGATCATGTGTGGTGTCATGGACAAAGCTACGGTTGGGGCAGGGAAGAAGAAGTCCATTTTTGGTGTGATTATTCGAGATTATGGGGCAAATGAGGCTGCAATTACAATGGGTCGGTTGGCAAAGCTGTGTGCGAGGTGGTTATGTGAGTAGAAGCAGAGATACGGCGAATAACTATTGACATCTATTGCTAGCCAATATCGGGTTCTCACTGGGTATCAACGATGTTATTCCTGGCCCTCGCCTGCGCTCCGAGAAGGATCGCATGGTCGAGGAAGCGTACGCGGAATGCCAAGAACTCATTGAAAAGGCACTTGTGTTCACCTCTGCGCTGCGAAAGGTAGAAACTGACGTACAAGCTAGGCAAAATTGGGTAAACTAGAAAATAAGCCTGGTTGCGACCAAGAACAAACGCTCGAGGCAATGATATCTGGTGTCCTATCGAAAGTTCGGGGTGATGTAGGTGATATTTGCATGAAAGAACTTAGTCGGCACAACGCGCCCATTATCATGGCTACATGCGGTTCCAAAGGTGTGTTGACATAGGACTCAGAGCTCCAATAGGCCATTTAATAATTTGGTGACTAGGTTCTACCATTAATGTCTCTCAGATGGTTTCTTGTGTCGGACAACAGATTATCAGCGGTAAACGTGTCCCTGATGGGTTCCAAGACCGATCTCTTCCACACTTCCCCAAGAAATCTAAAGAGCCGCCGGCAAAGGGGTTTGTGCGCAATAGCTTCTACACGGGCTTATTGCCAACGGAATTCTTGTTTCATGCTATCTCTGGTCGAGAAGGCCTGGTCGATACAGCCGTCAAAACTGCAGAAACTGGGTACATGGCCCGTCGTTTGATGAAGGTATATAATCATGCAAAAACTAAGCACTTGCGCACTTACAATGCCCAACAGGCCCTGGAAGATCTTACCACACAATATGATTTATCAGTGCGCAACTCTGTCGGAGGTGTAGTTCAATTTACGTTTGGTGACGATGGACTAGACCCGGCGTGTTTGGAAGGAGATGCACAGCCAGTAGATTACACCCGTGCCTGGAGCCATTCATTAGTAAGCCTCGAACAACAGAAACGGTGTGATTCTGAATCATAAATTTACTAGGCAACAGGATCCCGGGAGGGCAGATCTCTCTATCCCTACGAAGTTACCGAACTCATCAAGGCTGAACTTTCATCCCCTCGATTCCAGAACGAGTGCACGcctgcatacatccaatcgATCGAAAGCTTTCTTCGCACAAGCGTCGTGGACAAGATGGCTGCTTGTCGAGATCAGCATGGCATGTTTGATGCCATCGAACGATCTGAAGAATGGGACGACGACACGGACTTGTCTCTAGGGGCAGCAGGTTCGTTCTATCTATCGCAGCATACACGCGCGCGCTTATATTGACTTCTTTTGTTAGAATACGAAAAGACGATAGTTGACAACATGACTAAGGTAACCGAGTCGCAGCTTCGTAGATTCCTTGATATATGCTGGACGAAGTATGCAAAAGCAAGGATCGAACCGGGTAAGCAAACTTGTGGGATGGTTTGTATCTTAGCACTAAAGCAGCGTAGGTTCCACTGTCGGAGCTGTTGGTGCCCAATCTATCGGTGAGCCAGGGACGCAAATGACGCTCAAAACATTCCATTTTGCTGGCGTTGCATCAATGAATGTCACTCTTGGTGTCCCGCGTATCAAAGAAATTATCAATGCGAGTAAGGCAATCAGCACGCCCATTATCACATGCCGCCTCGTTGCAAGTGATAGCGAAACAAGCGCACGTATTGTCAAAGGTCGATTGGAGAAGACATACCTTGGAGACGTGAGCTTTTTTTCTACTTTGGCAATAAGCCTTCTGATTCATCCTTTATATAGATTGCCTCGGTACTGGAGGAAGCTTGGGGAGCATCGTATACCTACGTTGGTATTCATATCGATATGGAAGCTATTCAAAAACTCCAGGTTTGTAGCTTTACCCCAAATGTCATGTCATCAGACTGATCGCCCCAAAGTTGGATATCACACTGGATGACGTGAAATGGGCAATCCTCAACAATAAGAAGCTGAAAGTCAAAGAACATGTGATTTATTTCTTCTCTGCCTATCTGAGCTAGAACACTGACCATATAGGAAGAATGTGACCATACCTCCACGTAAAAATCGGCTGAGGATCTACGTAGATGGAGAAAACAAATATTACCGACTACGGCAACTAAAACGAATACTTCCTAGTGTTGTTGTAAAGGTAGGTGCTTAAAATTGGCTATGTTATTTCCATTAACGCATTAGCAGGGTATCCCCACAATCCAAAGAGCGATAATCAACGTACTGGATAAAGATAGCGACGACTGCAAACGTGGAGATAAAGAATTGCTCGTGGAAGGCTATGGCCTGAAGGAAGTCATGAACACAGATGGTACGTCGCCAATATATCCGTGTCATCAAGCGACTAATGATTTGCCAACCATCAGGAATTATTGGAGAAAAAACTACATCGAATCACATTATGGAAGTGGAACAGGTACTCGGAATCGAGGCTGCCCGTAAGACTATTATCGGAGAGATCCAATATACAATGCAAAGTCACGGAATGAATGTTGATCCTCGACACATCATGCTTCTCGGAGACGTGATGACCTATAAGGTATTCTTTGTAGAACAAAACTATCTTGTCAAACCCACTTAAATATTTCCAGGGCCAAGTTCTCGGCATTACCAGGTTTGGCGTTGCCAAAATGAAGGATAGTGTCCTGATGTTGGCATCTTTCGAAAAGACCACGGACCACTTGTTTGACGCTGCGGGTTACGCAAAGAACGATAATATTTCAGGCGTTTCCGAGAGTATTATTATGGGTAATACAGCCGAACACTGCGGTACCTCTATGTAAGATCTTATTCAACATTCTACTTCAAGTGGGTAATTGATCTACGCTTCCATAGGCCTGCACTTGTCGTTCCTAACCCCGACTTACCTAAACCCAAAGAATTATTATTCGAGGGATCACTATAATTATTCACTGCTATTAGTTCACCTTTTCAGATTGTATACCTCTTGAAACTATATGATAGCAATCGCCTGCAGGATAACCCCTCAGTGCGCAACCACCATCAGAACCAGAATACTCCGTCGGTTTACAATACCCCGTCACAGGAAGTCGGGGGTGAAATAAATGGTCAATAATTGCGTAATAATTACATGTTTCTTGCGGTGCATATCATTATAATATTGCACGAGTGTTTGGCTGCATATATATCAATATATATACTCCTTGATAAAGAGAACTTGCCTACTCAATCAACGACACCCAACGTGCGATGACTTTGTCAGGGTGAAGCTATGGGAATCGAAGCACGCTGATTGAACAAGCCTAAGTATACAATGGAGCTCAATCGAAACGATCACAACTTGAATCAATCTCTGAATCGTTCCCAACACGTTCATTACATTTACTAAACACAGAAGTCGTACCCGCAAGTCCTTTCCATTCAGAGCCGATCTCCACAGGATTCCGTTACGGTAAACACCGAACAATATTCTCGGGCGGAATGCTGGTTCAGCGCTTCATAGAAACGATAGTGGGCAGAGGTAATGAAAGAGAGAAAAGAGATGTGGAGGAAGCAATCTTGCTGTCCCATCTATTCCAAGATAAACAACTAATGGTAGAGATATAGCATATGTAGTAAGGATACTGCTATAGTTCAACGAAAGGTGAAAGTCCTTAATCAATGAGAGGAAGACTGTAACTTGGCGATCGTCTCGTCAAAGATCCCGATCAGGGTCCTAATTAGACCCCATTTCTCCTCGCAGCTAACTTTAGTTGTCGTAAACAAGGGCTCCAATTGCGGTTTTATGACATCTTCATAGGGTGTAGCATCTTCTTGTCCATACAAGTTTCGATGAAGGAATTGAGCGAAACGGCGTATGACTGcccatgcatacatccattCCATGTCCGCCGGATCGAGTACTGTCGCCATTTGCGAGCGGCATGTTTTCATGTCGACGATAAATAATTGCTTGAAGCTGTGTTTCGGCGAGCACAGCTCTTCACGTAGTAAATTTGCGTTGTACTGATTGTACTCCCGTGCACGCACAGCAACTAACCATACTAGCACCCACAGGAAAGACTCAAGGTCATGCATGAACGTGTGTCGGGCTGGCTCTCTCGACAGAAGCTGGGAAGACATAAACGCAACTGTGCCCTGAGATATTCCAGAGCTCAGATAACACCCCACTCACATCAACCATCCACTCACCGTCCTTTCTGCATTGGTTCGCACATCGGTCTCCGGCCTGTCTTCAGCGACCGAGAACTCCATATCATACAAGCGACCAATTGACTTCCCGCTTGGGTATCGCCCTTCGACATATTCTTTCAGCGTACTTGCTCTGACAACACCATCAGTCACTCTCTCAGACAGCACTCCAGACACTTACTCTTTGATCTCACTCTCATCCTCCAGAGTAACTTCGTCGAAGTCATACGAGACAAACGCATCACTCGGAATCCCGTCGACGATATCGCTCCCGTCGTGATCCACGCTGGCAGGCATACCGCCTTCCCACCAGTCTTTAGAGCCAGGAGCTTGGCATAGTATGTTCCCCTCGCTGATATCACGATGGACCTGGTCGGACATGGCCATCGATGCATATCCTACTCCACGTTCTATCTTGAGCACGGCGCCGATCGAGCAGAGCGCTGGACTCACCAACAAGTGCATCACGCAGCACTACCATCAGATGCCGAAACCGCTTGATCCTCCACAGCCGGGCTCCCTCGTCCATCAGTATCAAGCTATGCACTCGATCCTCGGGCACTTCCAGTAGCTTCAGCTGCGCCTTCTTGTACGACTTCTGGCCCTTGATGCTGCGCGCGTTCTTAGAGTCCATAGAAGTGCTAGCTTCCAGCATCTGTTGTTTGTGTTTCTCAGACATGTTCATGAACAAATACTGGTAACGGGATGGGGCCAGCAAGCTTCGATCCTTGATCTTCGTGTCGTTCAAGTACTCGTTCCAGTGGCACCTGCATATCCCCGGTCTTCCTTCCAGCTTCCGTAGCGTGTCTCCCTCGTCAGGTCTAGACTCATGCCGCCATATCGACTTCAGCACAGCACGGTGTTTCGGGTTACCCACTCTGCATAGCAGCATGACCACCGTAGCcctgcccaccaagcacatcCGGTGACACATCAGTTCCATCACTATCCAGCGCCAGTTACCCGTCTTGACCCGCAGCTGTCTCTTCCGACCGTCGTCCTCGGCCGCAAGTGGAGGCCAGTAGTAGAAACGTGTATCGTACCCGAACTGACCGTCGTCGAGCCCGAACACACTCGCAACACCCCGTATGAACTGCTCGGGATCAACTTTGACATCGATAGGCGTCGAGTGAATGATCCCGCTCCGGCCCACGCGCACAAACGTCGCCTTGGTTCCGCATAGAGCGAGTGAGTATATGAACCGTCGGTATACCTGATGGGTGAACATGGCTCTGGAGTAGCGAGCGATCTGCATAAGCGCTTCTCCGAGCTGGTCTGGCTTGGCCTTGCACTCCGCAAAGAACTCCAGGGTGCCCCAGTGATAGCGCCCATCAGTGTTCGTGTGTCCTTGTACAATATCCGGAGAGGTGTCTGTGTCGTCGTCATGGTCATAAAGAACGCGTGTTTCCCGCAGTGCGACTATTGGCTGAGGTCCAGTACGAAATCGGCTGCCCCTGAAGGCAGCACGCATGATGACATCCAGCAAGTCGGCCCAAGCCTGATGCATCAAGTGGTTTTCCGCAGATTCGAAGTTGGTGCAATCGATCGACCAGTGCCCGTCGCGTCGCAGCACTGGTGACTCAGCCAATCGCTCCATCGTCGCCGTCAGATGGGCCTGGTCAATGGGAAGGTCCTCGCATAATGATGGGTACTGGAACACTGCGCCGTTGATCTCTTCGCGGAGGATTTCTTGCATCTCTTCGGCCTTTCTTCCAGGCCTGCTAACTGAGGCCGCAGCATCTATTGTATCGACTGCAGTCTGCGAAGCAAGTGTAGCCTGCATAGGCCGGCTTTGACATGAGTTTTGAAGCTGGACGGGTATATGACCTGGGTGACAAGAGCTCTGGCGAAAAGGTGTGTCCTTAACAGGTGGTCTTGAAGAAGGTGGTGTTACGTTGTCGGTTTTGGAAGTCTGTATTTTTCTACGTTTAGGAGGTCGAGGGTCTTGTGGCGCATCGCCTGGGAGTTGGGGCAGAAGAACAGTAGACATAATACGATACTGTGGTGAGACGGTGGAAGAAGAAAGCAAACCTTCGATGTTGAGCAGCTCCCTGATCACGTGTAAAAGGGTTGTATTATGGCATACATTTTGCTCGGGCATGGCCTTCGAAGTGGCGCTTCCCGACACCCACCACTACCATGCGCTCGCCGGGCTCCCTTGCGGCCCTGGGCGTGGTGCCAAAGATGAGCTGTACCCTTTTCGCTGGTATAATCGCTTGCTCATTAGTAATGACAACCCGTAAAACACCCGACTGTTGTGATTCGAAAGGATGGATAACAAGTCAAATGTATGTTGGTAAAGCCGTATGTAGTAACTCGTGCGTACTCTTTGGCATAATGGGCCCTATCTTTGTCCATGATAAGGTGCCCGACAAAAGCAATTTTGAGCAAAAAACTATAACAGGGCTGTGCAAAATTTATGTCTTATTATAGATAAACATCAAGTTTGAGATATGACACTGGCAATGTACGTAGCTACACACACAATACTAGACAGGCTGGTCGTGTATGCTAAGTGTTGTGACCCCGTTGTAGCTAGTTGTTCCATACAGTGTGATA is a genomic window containing:
- a CDS encoding DNA-directed RNA polymerase III subunit C1, whose protein sequence is MKEIVASVNPKKIKHIQFGLLSAQDVVKISEFEVTHRDLYTAEDRLPVKNGPLDRRLGTVDKQASCETCGHQTALCVGHYAYIKLVLPVFHIGYFKHIIGILQEICKSCARVLLDESDRRIFLKRFRRPNLENLSRMSLIKQVNGACRKVIYCPYCGSTNGTVKKAGLLRIVHEKFRAKKTGEEKEAWKRTFSTAIEHQKEVSTFLGKAHDDLNPLKVLDLFKRISAEDCELLGLNPVHGRPEQYLWQYISVPPVCIRPSVQQDGASNEDDITVKLSEIVYTNAIIKQGLSKGVPTSGLMEQWDFLQVSIAMYINSETPGIPPQMGMKPMRGFCQRLKGKQGRFRGNLSGKRVDFSGRTVISPDPNLAIDEVAVPVRVAKILTYPCRVTAHNLTQMKQAVINGADVHPGANYIQTGDTGFRKYLKVLKPKLRAKLAEELKIGDLVDRHIVDGDIVLFNRQPSLHKLSIMCHRAKIRPWRTFRLNECACGPYGADFDGDEMNMHVPQTEEARTEAFILMNVRQNIVTPRNGEPIISAIQDFITASFLLSSKERFFDRRQFTQICSYLGDAELQIDIPPPTIIKPARLWTGKQIFNVLMKPSKASNVRVNVEARCSTMHKPNPKNFPSYMKPAPDLSPNDGWLVIVNSEIMCGVMDKATVGAGKKKSIFGVIIRDYGANEAAITMGRLAKLCARWLSNIGFSLGINDVIPGPRLRSEKDRMVEEAYAECQELIEKALVFTSALRKVETDVQARQNWAMISGVLSKVRGDVGDICMKELSRHNAPIIMATCGSKGSTINVSQMVSCVGQQIISGKRVPDGFQDRSLPHFPKKSKEPPAKGFVRNSFYTGLLPTEFLFHAISGREGLVDTAVKTAETGYMARRLMKALEDLTTQYDLSVRNSVGGVVQFTFGDDGLDPACLEGDAQPVDYTRAWSHSLATGSREGRSLYPYEVTELIKAELSSPRFQNECTPAYIQSIESFLRTSVVDKMAACRDQHGMFDAIERSEEWDDDTDLSLGAAEYEKTIVDNMTKVTESQLRRFLDICWTKYAKARIEPGSTVGAVGAQSIGEPGTQMTLKTFHFAGVASMNVTLGVPRIKEIINASKAISTPIITCRLVASDSETSARIVKGRLEKTYLGDIASVLEEAWGASYTYVGIHIDMEAIQKLQLDITLDDVKWAILNNKKLKVKEHNVTIPPRKNRLRIYVDGENKYYRLRQLKRILPSVVVKGIPTIQRAIINVLDKDSDDCKRGDKELLVEGYGLKEVMNTDGIIGEKTTSNHIMEVEQVLGIEAARKTIIGEIQYTMQSHGMNVDPRHIMLLGDVMTYKGQVLGITRFGVAKMKDSVLMLASFEKTTDHLFDAAGYAKNDNISGVSESIIMGNTAEHCGTSMPALVVPNPDLPKPKELLFEGSL